One segment of Melospiza melodia melodia isolate bMelMel2 unplaced genomic scaffold, bMelMel2.pri scaffold_34, whole genome shotgun sequence DNA contains the following:
- the LOC134434270 gene encoding olfactory receptor 14J1-like, with product LHYGTLLGSRACAHMAAAAWASAFLYALLHTANTFSLPLCHGNALGQFFCDVPQILKLSCSYSYLRELGLLAVSAFLSFACFGFIVFSYVQIFRAVLTIPSEQGWHKAFSTCLPHLTMVSLFLSTADFAYLKLHPSISSPSLDLGLSILYSLKPSGPLSA from the exons ctgcactacgggaccctcctgggcagcagagcttgtgcccacatggcagcagctgcctgggccagtgcctttctctatgctctgctgcacacagccaatacattttccctgcccctgtgccacggcaatgccctgggccagttcttctgtgatgttcCCCAGATTCTCAAACTCTCTTGTTCAtactcctacctcagggaacttgggcttcttgctgttagtgcctttttATCATTTGCCTGTTTtgggttcattgttttctcctatgtgcagatcttcagggctgtgctgacgatcccctctgagcagggatggcacaaagccttttccacctgcctccctcacctgaccatggtctccctgttcctcagcactgcagactTTGCCTACTTGAAGCTCcatccctccatctcctccccctccctggatctgggattgtcaattctgtactcgttg AAACCTAGTGGCCCCTTgtctgcatga
- the LOC134434271 gene encoding olfactory receptor 14J1-like has protein sequence MSNSSSIRHFLLLALADTRQLQLLHFCLLLGISLAALLGNGLIISAIACGHHLHTPMFFFLLNLALSDLGSICTTVPKAMHNSLWDTRDISYSGCAAQVFFFLFFIIAELSLLTVMCYDRYVSICKPLHYGTLLSSRACAHMAAAAWASALLNALLQTANTFSLPLCHGNALDQFFCEVPQIFKLSCSQSTFRKLWISLFVTCLAFGCFVFIVFSYVQIFRAVLTIPSEQGRHKAFSTCLPHLAMVSLFLSTGIFAYLKPSSISSPSLDLALSVLYSVVPPALNPLIYSLRNQELKVAVWKLMTRC, from the exons atgtccaacagcagctccatcaggcacttcctcctgctggcattggcagacacgcggcagctgcagctcctgcacttctgcctcttgctgggcatctccctggctgccctcctgggcaacggcctcatcatcagcgccatagcctgcgggcaccacctgcacacgcccatgttcttcttcctgctcaacctggccctcagcgacctgggctccatctgcaccactgtccccaaagccatgcacaattccctctgggacaccagggacatctcctactcaggatgtgctgcccaggttttcttcttccttttctttatcATAGCAGAATtatccctcctgaccgtcatgtgctacgaccgctacgtgtccatctgcaaacccctgcactacgggaccctcctgagcagcagagcttgtgcccacatggcagcagctgcctgggccagtgcccttctcaatgctctgctgcaaacagccaatacattttccctgcccctgtgccatggcaatgccctggaccagttcttctgtgaggtgccccagatcttCAAGCTGTCCTGCTCACAGTCCACATTCAGAAAACTTTGGATTTCATTGTTTGTTACCTGTttagcttttggttgttttgtgttcattgttttctcctatgtgcagatcttcagggctgtgctgacgatcccctctgagcagggacggcacaaagccttttccacctgcctccctcacctggccatggtctccctgttcctcagcactggcatatttgcctacctgaaaccctcctccatctcctccccatcccttgatctggccctgtcagttctgtactcggtggtgcctccagccctgaaccccctcatctacagcctgaggaaccaggagctaaaGGTGGCAGTTTGGAAACTGATGACTAGATG ctaa